One segment of Allorhodopirellula heiligendammensis DNA contains the following:
- a CDS encoding DDE-type integrase/transposase/recombinase, which produces MPCHIDLEPRELQQYRVDQRRAFSMQYANQLWQADTMFGPHIVGRQAKLIAFIDDASRVLCHGEFFFEENVDSMVKAIRCAFYKRGLPEQLYVDNGSIYCCQEITLIAARVGCILRHTAVRDAAAKGKIERFFRRVRDQFLIRNLDLSSIESLNKQFSAWVEGDYNSTVHSTLGMKPIDRFGVDLSRIRFLTPSGKTWGHDTLLTPGKRPVGE; this is translated from the coding sequence ATGCCCTGCCATATCGATCTAGAGCCTCGGGAACTCCAGCAGTATCGTGTGGATCAGCGTCGGGCCTTCAGCATGCAGTACGCTAACCAGCTTTGGCAGGCCGACACGATGTTCGGGCCGCACATCGTCGGCCGACAAGCCAAGCTGATTGCGTTCATTGATGACGCCAGCCGTGTGCTGTGCCACGGCGAGTTCTTCTTTGAAGAGAACGTCGACTCGATGGTCAAGGCAATCCGCTGTGCGTTTTACAAACGCGGTCTTCCCGAACAGCTCTACGTTGATAACGGCTCGATCTACTGTTGCCAGGAAATCACGCTGATAGCGGCGCGTGTAGGCTGCATCCTGCGTCACACGGCGGTGCGCGACGCGGCAGCGAAAGGGAAAATTGAACGCTTCTTCCGCCGAGTCCGTGACCAGTTCTTGATCCGCAACCTGGATCTCTCTTCGATCGAAAGCCTTAACAAACAGTTCAGTGCATGGGTCGAAGGCGACTACAACTCGACCGTTCACTCAACCCTGGGCATGAAACCGATCGACCGCTTCGGCGTCGATCTTTCACGAATTCGTTTTCTCACACCCAGCGGGAAAACCTGGGGACACGACACTTTGTTGACCCCTGGCAAGCGGCCCGTTGGGGAGTAG
- a CDS encoding class I SAM-dependent methyltransferase, producing MNETDVCKHNQGAWDQLVNQADRWTKPVDRETVERARTGDFTIVLTPTKPVPADWFPPLNGSDTLCLASAGGQQAPILAAAGAKVTVFDNSPKQLDQDRFVADRDGLEMKFVEGDMADLSMFSDESFDFIFHPCSNTFVPKVIPVWQECHRVLRSGGVLMAGFTNAMRFIFDDERKENGNLEVRYALPYSDLDHVDEEHIRATIRAGKPLEFGHTLEDQIGGQLRAGLLLTGLYEDRFGKPDNDPLSAFLDTFIATRAVKP from the coding sequence ATGAACGAAACAGATGTTTGCAAGCACAATCAAGGTGCGTGGGATCAGCTAGTCAATCAAGCGGATCGTTGGACCAAGCCGGTGGATCGAGAGACTGTCGAAAGAGCGAGAACTGGCGATTTCACCATCGTGCTGACTCCCACCAAACCGGTCCCTGCCGATTGGTTCCCACCGCTCAATGGATCGGACACTCTTTGTCTCGCTTCAGCCGGTGGTCAGCAGGCTCCGATCCTTGCCGCAGCTGGTGCGAAAGTGACCGTGTTCGACAACTCCCCGAAGCAGTTGGACCAAGACAGATTCGTAGCAGACCGAGACGGACTCGAAATGAAGTTTGTCGAAGGCGATATGGCCGACTTGTCAATGTTTTCTGACGAGTCGTTCGACTTCATCTTTCATCCCTGCTCTAACACGTTTGTGCCGAAGGTGATTCCAGTCTGGCAAGAATGCCATCGTGTACTCCGCAGTGGTGGCGTTCTGATGGCTGGCTTCACCAACGCAATGCGATTCATATTTGATGATGAACGCAAAGAGAACGGCAATCTGGAAGTCAGATACGCTCTTCCGTATTCAGATTTGGACCACGTCGATGAAGAACACATACGGGCGACGATACGTGCCGGAAAACCGCTTGAGTTCGGTCACACTCTGGAAGATCAGATCGGAGGGCAGTTGCGAGCAGGTCTGCTGCTGACGGGACTATATGAAGATCGGTTTGGTAAACCCGACAACGACCCTCTGTCCGCATTTCTCGACACGTTCATTGCCACTCGTGCAGTCAAGCCATGA